The following are encoded together in the Pseudidiomarina andamanensis genome:
- the pepQ gene encoding Xaa-Pro dipeptidase, translating to MSAYADHIATVKARFDAALAATGFDSVLIYAGQPRVAFLDDNPAPYKVNPLFKYWVPVIESPKSAVFYQPGQKPVVFLFKPRDFWHAEVKTPEEEWQQHVELVVIDSQEKMTDWLGDKIKSAAFIGEDFAEPVASWPVKARNPANLIDHLHFHRAIKTAWEIENMRQANKLAAKAHLAARDAFMAGASELEIHHAYLAAINFRESQVPYNSIVALNEHGAVLHYDVYETSAPEQSRSFLIDAGALYRGYCADITRTYAREEGFFADLIAAMDDAQQSLLGEIKPGINYYELHVSQHLKIAKILSEFGFVKGTAESIYEQGYSSAFFPHGLGHFIGLQVHDVGGFLANDRGDTIARDPRHPFLRLLRDVEEGQVFTIEPGLYVVDQLLEEHADNKDFNWEKIAELRPYGGIRIEDSIVVGKDGNNENLTRDAFAELGS from the coding sequence ATGAGCGCTTACGCAGACCATATCGCCACAGTTAAAGCCAGATTTGACGCAGCCCTTGCCGCAACTGGTTTCGATTCTGTTCTTATCTATGCTGGGCAGCCACGCGTTGCCTTTTTGGATGATAATCCAGCTCCCTATAAAGTGAACCCACTGTTTAAGTACTGGGTTCCTGTCATTGAAAGTCCGAAGAGTGCCGTTTTTTACCAGCCAGGCCAAAAGCCGGTTGTATTCTTGTTTAAACCGCGCGATTTTTGGCACGCTGAAGTAAAAACCCCCGAAGAAGAATGGCAACAACACGTTGAACTTGTTGTGATCGACAGCCAAGAAAAAATGACGGATTGGCTTGGTGACAAAATTAAATCAGCTGCTTTTATTGGTGAAGACTTTGCCGAACCGGTGGCGAGCTGGCCAGTTAAAGCACGTAACCCCGCTAACTTGATTGATCATTTGCACTTCCATCGCGCGATCAAAACCGCGTGGGAAATAGAGAACATGCGTCAGGCGAATAAACTGGCAGCCAAAGCGCACCTTGCTGCTCGTGATGCATTCATGGCTGGCGCTAGTGAGTTAGAAATTCATCACGCTTATCTTGCTGCGATTAACTTTCGTGAAAGCCAAGTTCCATATAACAGCATTGTCGCGTTGAATGAGCACGGTGCGGTGCTGCACTACGATGTGTATGAAACGAGCGCACCAGAGCAGTCACGCTCATTCTTAATTGATGCTGGCGCGTTGTATCGTGGTTACTGTGCAGACATTACCCGTACATACGCGCGTGAAGAAGGTTTCTTTGCGGATTTGATTGCGGCAATGGACGACGCGCAACAGAGCTTGTTAGGTGAAATTAAGCCGGGTATTAACTACTACGAACTGCATGTCAGCCAACACCTCAAAATCGCAAAAATTTTGAGCGAATTTGGCTTCGTGAAAGGCACCGCCGAAAGTATTTACGAGCAAGGCTACAGCAGCGCATTCTTCCCGCATGGCTTGGGTCATTTCATAGGTTTGCAAGTGCATGATGTGGGTGGTTTCTTGGCAAATGATCGTGGCGACACCATTGCTCGTGATCCGCGTCATCCATTCTTGCGATTACTCCGCGACGTTGAGGAAGGCCAAGTGTTCACCATTGAACCAGGGCTCTATGTTGTTGATCAGTTGCTTGAAGAGCATGCCGATAACAAAGACTTCAATTGGGAAAAAATTGCGGAATTACGCCCATACGGCGGTATTCGGATTGAAGACAGTATTGTTGTCGGGAAAGATGGTAATAATGAAAATCTTACTCGTGATGCCTTTGCTGAATTAGGAAGTTAA
- a CDS encoding anhydro-N-acetylmuramic acid kinase, whose amino-acid sequence MPQRELFLGLMSGTSMDGLDVVLVEFDSAQPELLQHRQYPIDDQLQQQLHTLCHESPDELHLWGMADRCFSEFCAAAVNDFLAYYNISPSAITAIGSHGQTVRHQPDQSPAYTLQLGDPNTLAVLTSIPVIADFRRKDVALGGQGAPLVPAFHQAIFSSFDESRVILNLGGIANITWLPGTPAGVTGFDTGPANTLLDRWFKACHPNHDDDFDRHGAFAAHGQVLDDVLAKLLNDDYFKRSPPKSTGRDDFNLTWLEKHLGDLAQFKAEDLQATLVELTACTVTQAIKDWLPERPETIFVAGGGAYNPILMSALKAKLPHCGWHATSVLGVAPQHVEAMAFAWLARCYMHRVPGNLPAVTGASRPTILGGLYLP is encoded by the coding sequence ATGCCGCAACGTGAGCTCTTCCTCGGCCTCATGTCAGGCACCAGCATGGACGGGCTTGACGTGGTGCTTGTGGAATTTGATTCGGCACAACCAGAACTTCTGCAGCACCGTCAATATCCTATTGATGACCAGCTCCAGCAACAACTTCATACACTCTGTCACGAGTCACCGGACGAGCTTCATCTCTGGGGTATGGCAGACCGATGCTTTTCTGAATTTTGTGCTGCGGCTGTTAATGATTTTCTCGCTTATTACAATATTTCCCCCAGTGCGATTACCGCGATTGGTAGCCATGGACAAACCGTTCGTCATCAACCCGATCAATCACCGGCCTACACGCTACAATTGGGTGATCCAAATACACTTGCAGTACTAACTAGCATACCTGTGATTGCCGATTTTCGTCGTAAAGATGTCGCACTCGGTGGGCAAGGCGCACCTCTTGTGCCAGCATTTCATCAGGCCATATTTAGCAGTTTTGATGAGTCACGCGTTATTTTGAACCTTGGGGGCATTGCCAATATTACTTGGCTTCCCGGAACGCCAGCTGGGGTCACCGGATTTGATACAGGGCCAGCAAATACCTTATTAGATAGATGGTTCAAAGCATGTCACCCCAACCATGATGACGATTTTGATCGGCATGGCGCATTTGCGGCGCATGGACAAGTTCTTGATGACGTGCTCGCAAAGCTACTCAATGATGACTATTTCAAACGTTCTCCACCCAAAAGTACCGGACGTGACGATTTCAATTTGACTTGGCTTGAGAAGCACCTTGGCGATTTAGCGCAATTTAAAGCGGAAGATTTACAAGCGACTCTTGTCGAACTGACAGCTTGCACAGTAACCCAAGCAATCAAAGATTGGTTGCCTGAACGTCCTGAGACTATTTTTGTTGCCGGTGGCGGTGCTTATAACCCCATTTTGATGAGTGCTCTAAAGGCTAAATTACCGCATTGTGGATGGCATGCGACGTCGGTGCTTGGTGTTGCCCCTCAGCACGTTGAAGCAATGGCATTTGCCTGGCTTGCACGCTGCTATATGCACCGTGTGCCAGGCAATTTACCTGCTGTAACAGGAGCAAGCCGCCCAACAATACTCGGCGGCTTGTATTTACCTTAG
- the hemJ gene encoding protoporphyrinogen oxidase HemJ, which produces MILWLKAFHVIFMVAWFAGIFYLPRLFVYHAQNQNNDVHEQFKVMERRLLYFVTPFAILTLVFGLALMWVYGGAWLKASGWLHIKLVIVTLLYVYHGYCFKLLADFKHNRNTRSHKFYRVFNEIPVLALFAIIILVVVKPF; this is translated from the coding sequence ATGATTCTTTGGTTAAAAGCGTTTCACGTTATTTTTATGGTGGCTTGGTTTGCTGGCATTTTTTATTTGCCGCGATTATTTGTGTACCACGCGCAGAACCAAAACAATGATGTTCACGAGCAATTCAAAGTAATGGAACGTCGTTTGCTCTATTTCGTCACGCCATTTGCTATTTTGACGCTGGTATTTGGCTTGGCCTTAATGTGGGTTTATGGCGGAGCATGGCTAAAAGCCAGTGGTTGGCTGCATATCAAACTTGTCATCGTCACCTTACTATACGTTTATCACGGCTATTGTTTTAAGTTATTAGCTGACTTTAAACATAACCGAAACACGCGTAGCCATAAATTCTACCGCGTTTTTAACGAGATTCCGGTGCTGGCTTTATTTGCCATTATCATTTTAGTCGTGGTCAAACCGTTTTAG
- a CDS encoding aspartate carbamoyltransferase: MNFTGSNILSVEQFDIDSIQTIFAIADRMQPYARRQKRTKVLDGAILGNLFFEPSTRTRVSFGTAFNLLGGEVRETTGMESSALAKGESLYDTARVLSSYSDVIAMRHPKSGSVAEFAEGSRVPVINGGDGANEHPTQALLDLYTIKKELAYHGHDVDGMHICMMGDLKFGRTVHSLSRLLAMYKDIRFTLISPRELAMPDSVLEVLDQAGHRVTVTDQVSGSSDADIVYQTRIQQERFTTPQEADMYRGKFRLNSEIYTKHYKPNTVIMHPLPRDSRAEANELDNDLNQNPNLAIFRQADNGVLIRMALFALTLGVADQIEKYECDVNWYSEKRTSY; the protein is encoded by the coding sequence ATGAATTTTACCGGTTCAAATATCCTCTCTGTTGAGCAGTTCGATATCGACAGTATTCAGACCATTTTTGCTATAGCCGATCGCATGCAGCCTTATGCACGCCGGCAAAAACGCACCAAAGTGCTCGATGGTGCCATTTTAGGTAATTTGTTTTTTGAACCGTCTACCCGAACTCGCGTGAGCTTTGGCACCGCTTTTAATTTACTTGGCGGTGAAGTGCGTGAAACGACCGGTATGGAAAGCTCCGCCCTCGCCAAGGGTGAATCACTCTACGACACCGCACGCGTGCTCAGTAGCTACAGTGATGTAATCGCCATGCGTCATCCAAAGTCCGGTTCAGTCGCCGAATTTGCTGAGGGGAGTCGTGTACCGGTCATTAATGGCGGTGACGGTGCTAACGAGCACCCGACTCAAGCGTTACTTGATTTATATACCATTAAGAAAGAGTTGGCGTATCACGGTCACGACGTTGATGGCATGCACATTTGTATGATGGGTGATTTGAAATTTGGCCGTACCGTGCATTCGCTATCGCGCTTACTCGCCATGTACAAAGACATTCGGTTCACGTTGATTTCGCCACGCGAATTAGCCATGCCGGATAGTGTTCTGGAAGTTCTTGATCAAGCAGGTCATCGCGTCACCGTGACTGATCAAGTTAGCGGTAGTTCGGATGCTGACATTGTTTATCAAACGCGCATTCAGCAAGAGCGTTTTACAACGCCACAAGAAGCCGACATGTACCGTGGTAAATTCCGCTTAAATAGCGAAATCTACACCAAACACTACAAGCCAAATACGGTCATTATGCACCCGCTTCCGCGTGATTCTCGCGCCGAAGCAAATGAATTAGATAACGATTTGAACCAAAACCCGAATTTAGCCATATTTCGTCAAGCAGATAATGGCGTTCTCATTCGGATGGCACTCTTTGCGCTCACTTTAGGTGTGGCCGATCAGATTGAAAAATACGAGTGCGACGTCAACTGGTATAGCGAAAAACGCACCAGCTATTAA
- a CDS encoding peptidoglycan DD-metalloendopeptidase family protein, producing the protein MTRFIAALPRRHQVLLSSVCAVTLLVVLLPSESATASKHVSEPQLGQAELILGQRYQLQIEVENPQANVNGQQDNTVRWSGYEVRSGDSLARIFDKMGFTPQQLYRVTQDSQADKLLRKIHPGDTLRFAKDENDDLIQIAYQINPTDTLIVSKSEDGFVSEIESKTVEVRTETAHARITSSFWNAGIDAGLTEGQIMSIADIFGWDIDFALDLREGDEFSVMFEKEYADGEFVGYGRVLAAEFVNRGEHYQAFLHENGDFYNAEGRAMRKSFLRSPVKFTYISSSFNPRRLHPVTGKVRPHNGIDYAAQTGTPVMSSGAGKVIASAYNNLNGHYVFIQHGERYVTKYLHLSKRLVKKGQRVKQGELIGRVGATGRVTGAHLHYEFLVDGVHRNPRTVKFPQAESLVAGELPVFKEMAQQRLAVLNDSKRLYLAMR; encoded by the coding sequence ATGACAAGATTCATCGCCGCTTTACCGCGTCGACATCAAGTACTGCTCAGCTCTGTCTGTGCGGTAACGCTCCTTGTTGTGTTGCTTCCATCCGAATCTGCGACAGCATCCAAACACGTCTCTGAGCCTCAACTGGGCCAAGCCGAATTAATTCTAGGGCAACGTTACCAGTTACAAATTGAGGTAGAAAATCCGCAAGCCAATGTGAATGGCCAGCAGGACAACACCGTGCGTTGGAGCGGTTATGAAGTTCGCTCTGGTGATTCGCTAGCGCGTATTTTCGATAAAATGGGATTCACCCCACAACAGCTTTATCGTGTAACGCAAGATTCTCAAGCCGATAAGTTATTGCGCAAAATCCACCCAGGTGACACCCTGCGTTTTGCCAAAGACGAAAATGACGATTTGATTCAAATTGCTTATCAGATTAATCCAACCGACACGTTAATTGTGAGTAAATCGGAAGACGGCTTCGTTAGTGAAATTGAATCAAAGACAGTTGAAGTAAGAACCGAAACCGCGCATGCGCGAATCACTTCAAGCTTCTGGAATGCGGGAATCGATGCTGGTTTGACCGAAGGTCAGATCATGAGTATTGCCGATATTTTTGGCTGGGATATCGACTTTGCACTCGACTTACGCGAAGGCGATGAGTTTAGTGTCATGTTCGAGAAAGAGTACGCCGACGGTGAATTTGTTGGTTACGGCCGCGTACTGGCTGCTGAATTTGTGAACCGCGGCGAGCATTACCAAGCCTTTTTGCACGAGAATGGTGATTTTTACAATGCCGAAGGTCGTGCAATGCGGAAGTCATTCCTCCGATCGCCAGTTAAGTTTACCTACATCAGCTCAAGTTTTAATCCGCGTCGCTTACATCCAGTGACTGGTAAGGTGCGTCCGCATAATGGTATCGACTATGCGGCTCAAACAGGCACCCCAGTAATGTCATCTGGCGCAGGTAAAGTTATTGCTAGCGCCTATAACAACCTAAATGGCCACTATGTTTTTATTCAACATGGCGAGCGTTATGTTACTAAGTATCTGCATTTGAGTAAGCGCCTCGTAAAAAAAGGACAACGGGTGAAGCAAGGTGAACTGATTGGCCGCGTTGGCGCAACAGGCCGTGTTACCGGTGCGCACCTTCATTACGAATTTCTAGTCGATGGCGTTCATCGTAACCCTCGTACAGTTAAGTTCCCACAAGCCGAATCACTCGTTGCTGGTGAACTTCCGGTATTCAAAGAGATGGCTCAGCAGCGTCTCGCAGTTTTGAATGACAGTAAACGGTTGTATTTGGCGATGCGCTAA
- the erpA gene encoding iron-sulfur cluster insertion protein ErpA, whose product MSDVAQAMPIQFTESAANKVKKLIAEEENPALKLRVYVTGGGCSGFQYGFTFDEKTNPGDMEIEKNGVTLVVDPMSLQYLVGGTVNYEEGLQGARFFVDNPNATTTCGCGSSFSI is encoded by the coding sequence ATGTCAGATGTTGCGCAAGCCATGCCAATTCAGTTCACTGAATCTGCAGCAAACAAAGTTAAAAAACTTATCGCTGAAGAAGAAAACCCAGCGTTGAAACTGCGTGTTTATGTGACAGGTGGCGGCTGTTCAGGTTTCCAATATGGTTTTACCTTTGATGAAAAGACCAACCCTGGTGATATGGAAATCGAGAAAAACGGTGTGACCTTGGTGGTTGACCCAATGAGTCTGCAATATTTGGTTGGCGGTACGGTGAATTACGAAGAGGGCCTGCAAGGCGCGCGCTTTTTTGTCGACAACCCGAATGCGACGACTACATGTGGCTGTGGGTCAAGCTTCTCTATCTAA
- the hemL gene encoding glutamate-1-semialdehyde 2,1-aminomutase — MSRSDELFAQAQHSIPGGVNSPVRAFNGVGGSPIFIESADGAYMFDADGQRYIDYVGSWGPMILGHNNAAIREATHKAVDRGLSFGTPTSNEITMAEKIKALVPSIEKVRMVNSGTEATMTAIRLARGFTGRDKILKFEGCYHGHADALLVKAGSGALTLGVPNSPGIPEDFAKHTLTVTFNDIDSVREIFAEIGHEIATIIVEPVAGNMNCIPPAPGFLEGLREICDEYGSVLIFDEVMTGFRVARGGAQERYQVIPDLTTLGKVIGGGMPVGAFGGKREIMDYIAPVGPVYQAGTLSGNPVAMAAGLAALTQLDDEQLYPSLYAKVDRLVDGLQALADEAGIPFTTNRAGSMFGFFFSSDGPITSYAQATQCNMEHFRSFYHSMLKQGVYLAPSAFEAGFMSAAHTDADIDATLAAAKVAFAALK; from the coding sequence ATGTCACGTTCTGACGAATTATTCGCGCAAGCTCAACACAGTATTCCAGGTGGCGTAAACTCACCAGTTCGCGCCTTCAATGGCGTTGGTGGATCACCAATCTTTATCGAAAGCGCTGATGGCGCCTACATGTTCGATGCCGACGGTCAACGTTACATTGACTACGTTGGCTCTTGGGGTCCAATGATTCTGGGACACAACAATGCGGCCATTCGTGAAGCCACTCATAAAGCAGTAGACCGCGGTTTAAGCTTTGGTACGCCAACATCGAATGAAATCACCATGGCTGAGAAAATCAAAGCTCTAGTGCCGTCCATTGAGAAAGTGCGGATGGTGAACTCGGGCACCGAAGCAACCATGACAGCAATTCGCTTGGCGCGTGGCTTTACCGGACGTGACAAAATTCTGAAATTTGAAGGCTGCTATCACGGTCATGCGGACGCGTTGTTAGTCAAAGCGGGTTCTGGTGCACTCACGCTTGGCGTTCCTAATTCGCCGGGTATTCCAGAAGATTTCGCAAAACATACGCTGACCGTAACTTTCAACGATATTGACTCAGTTCGCGAGATTTTTGCCGAAATTGGGCATGAAATTGCAACAATTATCGTTGAGCCAGTAGCCGGAAACATGAACTGTATTCCACCTGCGCCAGGTTTCTTAGAGGGCTTGCGCGAAATCTGTGATGAGTACGGTAGCGTGTTGATCTTCGACGAAGTGATGACTGGTTTCCGTGTTGCTCGCGGCGGCGCTCAAGAACGTTATCAAGTGATTCCTGATTTGACCACTCTTGGTAAAGTCATTGGCGGCGGTATGCCAGTTGGTGCTTTCGGCGGTAAGCGCGAAATTATGGATTACATCGCACCGGTGGGTCCTGTTTATCAAGCGGGTACATTATCTGGTAACCCTGTGGCGATGGCAGCGGGTCTTGCCGCATTAACCCAACTTGATGACGAGCAGTTATATCCAAGTTTATATGCCAAGGTAGACCGCTTAGTTGATGGCTTGCAGGCACTTGCCGATGAGGCTGGTATTCCATTCACCACGAACCGTGCTGGTTCAATGTTTGGCTTCTTCTTTAGCTCAGATGGCCCAATCACCAGCTATGCGCAAGCAACGCAGTGCAATATGGAACACTTCCGTAGCTTCTATCACAGTATGCTAAAACAAGGTGTATACTTGGCACCGTCGGCGTTTGAAGCGGGCTTTATGTCTGCAGCTCATACGGATGCGGACATTGATGCGACTCTAGCGGCTGCAAAAGTTGCATTCGCAGCGCTAAAATAA
- a CDS encoding DUF6776 family protein, whose amino-acid sequence MKEKQNIITAALVHRFGGWGVIALAIAIGALAGYWGGHWHVLTLNEKIAQQEAAIEQLYERAETFDYQQHIATVELGIERAASQSLQQELLMAQDENFALRRELTFYQKIMAPEMEASGVVIDSLELQQNIAADHYHFRIAIVQMERLRNLTKGTLTMRLHGRKDDKSASFDLLALANIEAKDRQFSMRYFTVQAGDFVLPEDFLPERIDVEVTINGASQTLTRSFYWSQLLQGNT is encoded by the coding sequence ATGAAAGAGAAGCAAAATATTATAACAGCAGCATTAGTTCATCGCTTTGGCGGTTGGGGCGTCATTGCTCTAGCAATCGCGATTGGTGCATTAGCTGGTTATTGGGGTGGTCATTGGCATGTGTTAACCCTCAATGAGAAAATCGCACAGCAAGAAGCAGCCATAGAACAACTTTATGAGCGAGCTGAAACATTTGATTATCAGCAACACATCGCCACCGTTGAGTTAGGCATTGAGCGTGCTGCTAGCCAAAGCTTGCAGCAAGAACTGCTAATGGCTCAAGACGAAAACTTTGCGTTACGACGCGAGTTGACGTTCTATCAGAAAATTATGGCGCCGGAAATGGAAGCCAGTGGCGTGGTTATCGATTCACTTGAGTTGCAACAAAACATTGCCGCCGATCATTACCATTTTCGAATTGCTATTGTGCAGATGGAACGTTTGCGCAACCTCACAAAAGGTACGCTCACTATGCGTTTGCATGGGCGTAAGGATGATAAATCAGCGAGCTTCGATTTGTTGGCGCTGGCAAATATTGAAGCGAAAGATCGGCAATTTAGTATGCGATACTTTACCGTTCAAGCTGGTGACTTTGTGCTGCCAGAAGACTTCTTACCAGAGCGCATTGACGTTGAGGTGACAATAAATGGTGCCAGTCAAACACTAACGCGAAGCTTCTATTGGAGCCAACTTCTGCAAGGCAATACTTGA
- the tyrS gene encoding tyrosine--tRNA ligase, producing MTLSAADAFAEIARGTEEILLAEELKEKLASGKPLVIKAGFDPTAPDLHLGHTVLINKMRVFQDLGHEIIFLIGDFTGMIGDPTGKNVTRKPLSREDVLANAQTYKEQVFKILDPTKTKIRFNSEWMNELGAAGMIKLAARQTVARMLERDDFKKRYGSGQPIAIHEFLYPLVQGWDSVALKADVELGGTDQRFNLLMGRELQKDEGQKPQTVIMVPLLEGLDGVQKMSKSLGNYIGITEPANDMFGKVMSVSDELMWRYYELLSFRPLDEIKSFKQAVADGANPRDYKVLLAKEIIARFHDEAAADAAEQDFIQRFSKNAIPDEMPEITVTSDNGELAIGNLLREAELVASTSEAMRMIKQGAVKIDGEKVSDTKLTLTAGTTAVYQVGKRKFARITLS from the coding sequence ATGACCTTGTCAGCTGCGGATGCGTTTGCAGAAATTGCGCGTGGTACCGAAGAAATTCTTTTAGCAGAAGAGCTTAAAGAGAAGCTAGCAAGTGGCAAGCCACTTGTAATTAAGGCTGGTTTTGACCCAACCGCACCCGATTTACACCTCGGCCACACTGTTCTCATCAACAAGATGCGCGTGTTTCAAGATCTTGGTCACGAAATTATCTTTTTGATTGGTGACTTTACCGGGATGATTGGTGATCCAACCGGTAAAAATGTCACCCGCAAGCCATTATCGCGTGAAGATGTGCTGGCCAATGCGCAAACCTACAAAGAGCAAGTATTTAAAATTCTTGACCCTACCAAAACCAAAATTCGATTCAATTCTGAATGGATGAATGAGCTGGGTGCCGCTGGCATGATCAAGCTAGCAGCGCGTCAGACGGTAGCACGTATGCTTGAACGCGATGACTTCAAAAAGCGTTATGGCTCAGGACAACCGATTGCTATTCACGAGTTTTTGTACCCGTTAGTGCAAGGCTGGGATTCGGTTGCCCTAAAAGCAGATGTTGAACTCGGTGGAACCGATCAGCGCTTTAATCTACTTATGGGTCGTGAGTTACAAAAAGACGAAGGGCAAAAGCCGCAAACCGTCATTATGGTGCCTTTGCTTGAAGGACTCGATGGCGTTCAAAAAATGTCAAAGTCGCTTGGTAACTATATCGGTATTACTGAGCCTGCAAATGACATGTTTGGTAAGGTTATGTCAGTTTCTGATGAACTGATGTGGCGCTATTACGAGTTGTTAAGCTTCCGCCCACTAGATGAAATTAAGAGCTTTAAACAGGCTGTCGCTGATGGCGCGAACCCGCGTGATTATAAAGTGCTGTTGGCAAAAGAAATTATCGCACGCTTCCATGACGAGGCGGCAGCGGATGCTGCCGAGCAGGACTTTATCCAGCGCTTTAGCAAAAACGCAATTCCAGATGAAATGCCAGAGATAACGGTTACCAGTGATAATGGCGAATTGGCGATCGGTAATTTATTGCGTGAGGCCGAACTTGTGGCTTCGACTTCTGAAGCGATGCGCATGATTAAACAAGGTGCGGTAAAGATCGACGGTGAAAAAGTGAGCGATACCAAGCTAACGTTAACGGCGGGAACCACCGCTGTCTATCAAGTTGGGAAACGCAAATTTGCTCGAATCACTTTGAGCTAA